The nucleotide sequence aaagaaacaaatataTTAACACAAagatattcaaaatgaaaatatcaaaaattcttaaaaaaatgaagagttcTCAATCATCGTCTTCTCTATCtttattcttctttttcttttttttcttttcttttttgacctGAAATATCAAAgtttagtttcaaaaaatcaaaatcgaattttccaacatttcacatcaaattttcaaaattacttgttCATCTTCCACATTTTCTTCCGTTTTCAAAGAGACGTCGACTTGCGCTTCTGTTTCCTCTTCGGGAACtaaatctttctttttcttcttcttttttttctcaactttcaacGATGTATCTGGAGAAATATCGGACACTGGGCTAGCAGCTTTCCTCTGAATAAGAAAACATCacgaacaaaattttgagatgaacGAATTACAAAGTTGAGATCACAAAGAGCGCAAAATACGATATATACCTTACGTTCCCCTTCGATTTTAATATCCGAAGGAAGTATCACCTCCTGCTTAATTTCTTCGCTGTAATTGAAAAAGTCatttaattcatcaaaaatatgaagTATTAAAAGCACAgaacagaattgaaaaattaccctgtTTTCCACCAATCCGGAGGAGTTTTCTCATTAGGTTTACCGTATTGGTCCAGCAGGCCTTGAGctatcaatttctttttcatagtggcctgtaaaataaaatatcacaaCATTACACGTTTGTTACGAAcattgaagaattgaagaatGTTGGCTTCGAAGTGTTAGGTAGATGAAACAATATCTGTACCTTAGCACCCAAGCCCCACTTTCTAGGATACGTATCACGATCCATTAAAACACGCTTGATTTTCGCGACAGAACCGTGGTCACAGCCCGCCATTGTGGCAGTGGTCATTAAAGCGATACCTATCAAGATATTAGATAGTTATAATAAAATCTACGATGACCGGAAGCGAACATTATTTGATTATTATTAACCTAAAGCGATAGCTTCTCCTTTAGTTGTGACAATTACAATCTCTTGATCAATTTCAATGCCATCATCAAAACGAAGTACGCCAGGTAACATGATTTTGGCGCCATAACAAATAGCATTCAcctaaaataaaagaaattagTTAGATACAGGAAACTGACAAACTCATTCATAATGACACTGAAATCGAACGTACAGCGCTGTCTTTCATGATTATCCGTTTATGTTGAGTTAATAAACTTTCTAAAGGTCTAATAACTCTTCTTAGATAGCTTTCATCTTTGAAATTCTCATAAAGCCATTGGGCGTCTAAAATATCATGCAAGGTAACTAATCCATCTTCTTCCGAATGATGTCCTGCGAAAACACAATCAATTTAACAAactcttcaaatgaaaaaaagtcataaaatagAGGGCATTACCAGAACGATTTCTACGTAATTCAATCATCTGTCCTCCAACTCCCAGCAGTAAACCAAGATGAACACACATTGTCCTAACATACGTTCCAGCTTCGCATTTCACCCAAAAAACACCTTTAAGAAGCAGAAAAACGATTATAAATTGCACAACAAAAACACATCAAATCGCTTAATTCAATAATTACCGATATTCTTCTCTTCGTCGTAATCCAATAATTTCGTATCATATATGGTACGAACTCTCAATTGCCTTTTCACAGCAGATATTAAAGGAGGGCGTTGAAACAGAGCGCCTCTTAATCTCTCTAATCCTTGAGTTATCTGTTGAAATATTAAaccatgaaaaagaaaattatcaaaacacaCCACACACTACAGGAAAACAAACATACTTTCTTTACGCTTTCCACTTTCTCGTGTAACTGAAAAATAGCGATGTACTCTTTTCCAGCACTCTGTTGTGATTTCACCAGTCTTGTGGCTCTATCGATACAGACTACTAAACAACCTGTAAACATCACGCAACATTACACTAGACGTACATTCCACCAATtactgaaaagaaaatcaattacATACCTGTTGTTTTAGGATCTAGGGTTCCGGAGTGACcagttttatcaactttcagaATTCTCTTAATCCAAGCAACAACTTCATGGGAGCTTGGATTGGCGGGTTTATCTAAATATATACATCCTGATCGAACGTAATCATGGATATTTCTTTTCAGGGGAGAAGCACCAAACGGTAGAGGTGTATAATGATTACTACGTATGTGTAGTTTATCAAAATTCTGTGAAGAGTTAGAATACAGAATCAAATATTGATCAAATAATATACgaaaaactcgaataagaacTACTTACCTTGAGCAATAAAGGCCAGTCAGAAGTTTCCAACTTGGGAACATCATTAGAAGGTTCAATTCGAAAATCTGATGCCGACTGAATTGCACCCACTGACTTcttctttttggattttttaggcGA is from Planococcus citri chromosome 1, ihPlaCitr1.1, whole genome shotgun sequence and encodes:
- the Nop60B gene encoding H/ACA ribonucleoprotein complex subunit 4 encodes the protein MLDEGVVDQSPKKSKKKKSVGAIQSASDFRIEPSNDVPKLETSDWPLLLKNFDKLHIRSNHYTPLPFGASPLKRNIHDYVRSGCIYLDKPANPSSHEVVAWIKRILKVDKTGHSGTLDPKTTGCLVVCIDRATRLVKSQQSAGKEYIAIFQLHEKVESVKKITQGLERLRGALFQRPPLISAVKRQLRVRTIYDTKLLDYDEEKNIGVFWVKCEAGTYVRTMCVHLGLLLGVGGQMIELRRNRSGHHSEEDGLVTLHDILDAQWLYENFKDESYLRRVIRPLESLLTQHKRIIMKDSAVNAICYGAKIMLPGVLRFDDGIEIDQEIVIVTTKGEAIALGIALMTTATMAGCDHGSVAKIKRVLMDRDTYPRKWGLGAKATMKKKLIAQGLLDQYGKPNEKTPPDWWKTGEEIKQEVILPSDIKIEGERKRKAASPVSDISPDTSLKVEKKKKKKKKDLVPEEETEAQVDVSLKTEENVEDEQVKKEKKKKKKKNKDREDDD